The following DNA comes from Neoarius graeffei isolate fNeoGra1 chromosome 25, fNeoGra1.pri, whole genome shotgun sequence.
acagaaaaagagcagttcaaagaaattactaaaagcccaaatattgccatgacattcatatccaagatgacagtcatgtcactgtatgtaaacttctgaccacaactgtaggttaacatggggcagcgaaCAAGGCACCTATGTATTCAAATTAAAGTttaggttttttttctcttttttttcagtgtgagatgaagcaacttcaccaaaaggtggatttttttctaaccctttttactaatctttaaggGGGGCAATAATCACAGAAGGCACTGTATCTTGCCTTCATTTCATTGCATCTTTGTGTTGAAGGATGCATTTTCATAATATAAATATcatatgagacaaaaaaaatacaaatcgtattcagactttttttttttagaaaaagtgCCTTttataaacattcagaatacaaaTCAATGCCATCTGTTATATGTGACACAAAAAAATAGAACCTGCTTACTGATtcacaaaaaaatacatatatataaGGTATAAATATTTATAGAATAAAGACAATAACGTCAGAGATATTACAAAATGCATTTGCAGCAGGTGATAGGTTTGGTTTCACACATTGACAGCAATATATTTATAAAAGCTTATTCATTCCTGGCAGCGGTCTCAGCTTCTCTGATCAGTCTAATCCGACATGAGTTGGTGACTGATTGAAACAGGACCTGTGATATATATCTGATCCGGGATTATCTGATCCGGGATTATCTTCTACTGCGACTTTCCTGCAGGGATCACAAACAGATGAGCTTGTCAGAAAAAAAACATGATGGATTACACCACCATTTCCATTCTTTTTaagaaatgcaaataaaaataaaatcaaataaaagtTACCTTTGGatgattttttggattttttgttcaGTTTATTGATCAACTTTTTAACCCAGTTGTTCTTTGTTGCAGGAGGTGCACACAGTCGCCTGTCTTTCTTCGTGACAAACctatagaaaaaaaaagtcttagaAATATAAAACCCAAAAACACCAGATGATTTCCAAAAGGGTTCGGAGAAAAGACAAGTTTCAAATGTCATTGCTGGACGTGTGCATGTGTTTATGAATCTcatggtgttgattaattttccagaatggcagctctgacaatagtgcagctataaatcacaggtttattatcACGTGCTCATTTTAATACGTTATCAGTTCTATAGAATCGAATTAAACAAGGGATTATATTCCCGATGCTTTACATCAAGGGgatattaaattattttatttattattggaaggagtctccagtgtcagtgctttgtaaccgcCTTCTAACACAGtgaacatgacaagctgcgtttttttttatattattaacttaaaaagagagaaaaaaaatcaagatttGTGATGAACCGACTTGTGATGTGATCACTGCTATAATGTTTGGCAAAGCTAAGTgtaactagaaatggataaaaatgtaCGATGTGCCATTCTTAATTAAAGATGTCTAGGAAATAGATAGCTAGTTGTGTGTCATTTTatatgtaaaaaacaaacaaaacactcacACTACAGCCTGCACTCTGCAGTTCAGCTCCTGATTCTGAATGTAGTAGGACTTCACCAGACTTTGTGGGATTTTTCTGTTCACAGTCGTCAAACAGCAGTCTTCTGCTCCATCAGTGGCTGTCAAAGACAAACTCGATGTTCAGTCTAAACATATTACTGATATACCTTCTGTAGTTATAAACTCTAAGTGTGTTAAATcatttttgctcaagctattggTTATGTATATAATTAAAAATGCTCTAAACTCTAATTTATCCAACATACTAAAACAGCTAAGTTATTATAATTTTCAGAGTATTTCTTATTTCCATCATCAGTACAAATCTCTATGTTTTAATACTTTTGTCaacattattatatttttatttatttgatttgttattatatatttgctatccatttatatttatgttatgcacagctttcatgtaaagaagtgtcagcttttgaaaccctatgcctaataaagtttattattattattattattattattattattattattattattacctcatcGCAACTTATCAatgcctttctttttctttgtacagGCATGTATGGCAGCTGAAGTGAGTAAAtgtattgtgtatgtgtgtgtgtgtaagctagACTATAATTTAAGCTTTCGTTAAAGCTCATTAGTTAATTATATTAAATTACATAACTTTtccgcagggcggcacggtggtgtagtggttagcgctgtcgcctcacagcaagaaggtcctgggttcgagccccgtggccggcgagggcctttctgtgtggagtttacatgttctccccgtgtccgcgtgggtttcctccgggtgctccggtttcccccacagtccaaagacatgcaggttaggttaattggtgactctaaattgaccgtaggtgtgaatgtgagtgagtgtgaatggttgtctgtgtctatgtgtcagccctgtgatgacctggcgacttgtccagggtgtaccccgcctttcacccgtagtcagctgggataggatccagcttgcctgcgaccctgtagaacaggataaagcggctagagataatgagatgagatgaatgagatgaactTTTCCGCATTGTGTGTGGggcgcacaaacttttgcactcaagtgTATGTAAATTAGTAcacaaaaatgttttttttgtcCTTCATTCCAACACATTTAAGAAATAACCTTTCTGATGACATTTgaatattttttatatctatattaggtaataataataataataataataataataataataataataataatagtctggTTCTTGACCATGTTTGTGCTTTTTTATTTCATataaaacaacaaagaaaatgtCTATATCTGGGGGGGGTGTGAAGAAATTTTGCatttacttaataataataataataataataataataataataataataataataataatatgtaataaacaactctttttttatttaaataatcaAGAATAATAAAATTGTGTCTCACCTCCTGCAGAGTTCCAGCACATAAAGAGCAAAGCAATCACCAAGAGAGCAGACGCCTGCATCATCATACTGTTTCTCACCATCCTGTCTGTGTATGTGCTGCAGACTACTCAGTGCATGAGCTCTGCGCTCTATATATACCCTGTAACCTCAGTTTCACTTTTACTTCTCATAGATTACCTGTAAGTGTTTTCATGTTGGCACTTTCACCCACATGGCATGAAACAGAGAGTAGTCACGCCTGCCAAATGTTCCACTGATCAAACACAAAGGCAGACCGCACACACCCTCTCATGTAACTCTCTCTTATCACAAATCCACACAAGAAAAACATCTTGGCATGAGGGTGATGTGTCTTACTgtctttactatgacctggatgacagaatcttcacagacatgtcttACTGTAAGAGCGCTGAGGTTGGCAAAAAAATGTGGCTTTAAATGTGATCGAGACTGTCATCATGTCCTAATCTCTCACTATAAATGCACTTATTCTTGATTAATGGTGTTATTTTCACCTTTCTGCTGTCAGAGCAATCTGTACTTTAGCGTTAATTGGAGCTGCAGTGCTGAATGATGTGTGTATATTAATCAAAAAAGCTgacacaggaaagaaaaaaacagcaAGGAAGCAATTTTACACCTTTTCCATTgcattgtttattttaaaaagaaCTGTCATACTTCTTTTTATCCGTTTATTTTCCATTTAACGTTGTGCAGTGTCCATTCAAACGAGCTCCAGCGCTATATAGAGTTGTTTCCTGACGTTCTCATTTCTTGAACTtagaaaaaaatgcagcttgttatgttactgagaaaccagaacgtGTAACCTGAAGTCTTTTCTGTGTTGG
Coding sequences within:
- the LOC132873826 gene encoding C-C motif chemokine 19-like, with amino-acid sequence MVRNSMMMQASALLVIALLFMCWNSAGATDGAEDCCLTTVNRKIPQSLVKSYYIQNQELNCRVQAVVFVTKKDRRLCAPPATKNNWVKKLINKLNKKSKKSSKGKSQ